One Micromonospora sp. WMMD1120 genomic region harbors:
- a CDS encoding gas vesicle protein, whose amino-acid sequence MTAGQQPSVVQNSGQVLPAGHEPANLGDILERVLDRGIVIAGDIRVSLLDIELLTLKLRLVIASVDTARQIGIDWWEHDPWLSSRARPPVEPGPRDPEEVEAERRPRVAARTLRRDAEAEEWDGFDG is encoded by the coding sequence ATGACAGCGGGGCAGCAGCCGTCGGTGGTGCAGAACTCGGGTCAGGTGCTGCCCGCCGGTCACGAGCCGGCGAACCTGGGCGACATCCTGGAGCGGGTGCTGGACCGGGGCATCGTGATCGCCGGTGACATCCGGGTCAGCCTGCTCGACATCGAGCTGTTGACGTTGAAGCTGCGGCTGGTCATCGCGTCCGTCGACACCGCACGGCAGATCGGCATCGACTGGTGGGAGCACGACCCGTGGCTCAGCTCCCGCGCCCGTCCCCCGGTCGAGCCGGGCCCGCGTGACCCGGAGGAGGTCGAAGCGGAGCGCAGACCCCGGGTGGCGGCCCGAACGCTGCGCCGCGACGCGGAAGCGGAGGAGTGGGATGGGTTCGATGGTTGA
- a CDS encoding gas vesicle protein, whose protein sequence is MTDDARARRRDPAAEGYPDDEYVEPVTAAEAARAGQRQLVELTGREGSVTTSLEATEDGWLVGVEVVETRRIPNSTDLLGLYEVELDVEGNLLGYRRVRRYQRGKGEVG, encoded by the coding sequence ATGACCGACGACGCGCGGGCCCGGCGGCGTGACCCGGCCGCCGAGGGTTACCCCGACGACGAGTACGTGGAGCCGGTGACGGCCGCCGAGGCGGCGCGGGCGGGGCAACGGCAGCTCGTCGAGTTGACCGGCCGCGAGGGGTCCGTCACCACGTCGCTGGAGGCCACCGAGGACGGCTGGCTGGTCGGCGTGGAGGTCGTCGAAACGCGGCGCATCCCCAACTCCACCGACCTGCTCGGCCTCTACGAGGTGGAGCTGGACGTCGAGGGCAACCTGCTCGGCTATCGGCGGGTGCGCCGCTACCAGCGCGGGAAGGGCGAGGTGGGCTGA
- a CDS encoding gas vesicle protein GvpG: protein MDLLWALLTLPYAPVRGLTAAVKVVAREAESRQRNPVNVRRELEELDAAVAAGELTPDERDRAEQRVLDRLTGGVRRPPPRGPAREEGVRHDRRRAGPAA, encoded by the coding sequence GTGGACCTGCTCTGGGCGCTGCTGACCCTGCCGTACGCGCCGGTGCGCGGGCTGACCGCGGCGGTCAAGGTGGTCGCCCGCGAGGCCGAGTCACGGCAGCGGAATCCGGTCAACGTCCGGCGCGAGTTGGAGGAGTTGGACGCCGCGGTGGCGGCCGGCGAGCTGACTCCCGACGAACGCGACCGGGCCGAGCAGCGGGTCCTGGACCGGCTCACCGGCGGTGTGCGTCGGCCGCCACCGCGCGGCCCGGCACGCGAGGAAGGAGTGCGCCATGACCGACGACGCGCGGGCCCGGCGGCGTGA
- a CDS encoding GvpL/GvpF family gas vesicle protein: MAGETGLFVYGLVPSDVEATSDAAGVGDPPGDVTVIRHGDLGALVSEVPLDAPLGRSADLRAYQELLDGTAAVAPVLPVRFGTVVTGPDAVLDLLRPHHDRFAAALAEFEGRVQYVVHGRFDERALLRGILDENPAAARLAEQVRGRAEAASREPRIRLGELISQAVELRREAENRRLLDVVADHVSSTELRPPSHEMDAVHVALLVDSDRANALVDALEEFAQQRRGLLRLRLLGPLAPYDFVAAHQLAG; the protein is encoded by the coding sequence ATGGCGGGCGAGACGGGACTGTTCGTCTACGGGCTGGTGCCGTCCGACGTGGAGGCCACGTCCGACGCCGCCGGTGTCGGCGACCCGCCCGGCGACGTGACGGTGATCCGGCACGGCGACCTCGGCGCCCTGGTGAGCGAGGTGCCACTGGACGCGCCGCTCGGCCGGTCGGCGGACCTGCGGGCGTACCAGGAGCTGCTGGACGGTACGGCGGCGGTCGCCCCGGTGCTGCCGGTGCGGTTCGGCACGGTGGTCACCGGTCCGGACGCGGTGCTGGATCTGCTCCGACCGCACCACGACCGGTTCGCCGCCGCGCTCGCGGAGTTCGAGGGCCGGGTCCAGTACGTCGTGCACGGACGCTTTGACGAGCGGGCGCTGCTGCGCGGCATCCTGGACGAGAACCCGGCCGCCGCCCGGCTCGCCGAGCAGGTCCGCGGCCGGGCCGAGGCGGCCAGCCGGGAACCCCGCATCCGGCTCGGCGAGCTGATCAGCCAGGCGGTGGAGCTGCGCCGGGAGGCGGAGAACCGGCGGCTGCTCGACGTCGTGGCCGACCACGTCAGCTCCACCGAGCTGCGTCCGCCCAGCCACGAGATGGACGCGGTGCACGTCGCGCTGCTGGTCGACAGCGACCGCGCGAACGCCCTGGTGGACGCGCTGGAGGAGTTCGCGCAGCAGCGGCGGGGTCTGTTGCGGTTGCGGCTGCTCGGGCCGCTCGCCCCGTACGACTTCGTGGCCGCGCACCAGTTGGCGGGCTGA
- a CDS encoding SRPBCC family protein, with protein MAANTSPGGLGDKLRGQLAGEVRNLAGAIGDRAMSVVTERITGATGRLSEYARQGGGPGLVAAATGAQKLAEGGSPVKAMVHAGVAGGKEKVMAALGRAGGKGGKGGGKKNKVTNIVETIEVGVPVRAAYNQWTQFGDFPSFMKKVENVDTDSDEKLTWKAQVFWSHRTWESTIVRQVPDRLIHWRSKGEKGSVDGTVSFHEITPDLTRILVVLEYHPQGLFEHTGNLWRAQGRRVRLELKHFVRHVMTSVVLDPDQVEGWRGEIRDSRVVKDHETGLREEQEQTREQDREQDRDREQGEWDEEEPAEEEPRRRPAGRSRQRPPRRAPEPEYDDEYEAYEDGYDEGYADEADEEPPPPPRRRVPERARRTPPREEPQRRAEPQRPRPPVRRAPESPRRPVVRRRREEDE; from the coding sequence ATGGCGGCGAACACCAGCCCGGGAGGGCTCGGCGACAAGCTCCGTGGCCAGTTGGCAGGCGAGGTGCGCAATCTGGCCGGGGCGATCGGCGACCGCGCGATGAGCGTGGTGACCGAGCGGATCACCGGCGCGACCGGCCGGCTCAGCGAGTACGCGCGCCAGGGCGGCGGACCCGGCCTGGTCGCCGCCGCCACGGGCGCGCAGAAGCTGGCCGAGGGCGGTTCACCGGTGAAGGCGATGGTGCATGCCGGTGTGGCCGGCGGTAAGGAGAAGGTGATGGCGGCTCTGGGCCGTGCGGGCGGGAAGGGCGGCAAGGGCGGCGGCAAGAAGAACAAGGTCACCAACATCGTCGAGACGATCGAGGTCGGCGTGCCGGTGCGGGCCGCGTACAACCAGTGGACGCAGTTCGGCGACTTTCCCAGCTTCATGAAGAAGGTCGAGAACGTCGACACCGACTCCGACGAGAAGTTGACGTGGAAGGCGCAGGTCTTCTGGTCGCACCGGACGTGGGAGTCGACGATCGTCCGCCAGGTGCCGGACCGGCTCATCCACTGGCGCTCCAAGGGTGAGAAGGGCTCGGTCGACGGCACCGTCAGCTTCCACGAGATCACCCCGGATCTGACCCGCATCCTCGTGGTGCTGGAGTACCACCCGCAGGGTCTCTTCGAGCACACCGGCAACCTGTGGCGGGCCCAGGGGCGGCGGGTGCGGTTGGAGTTGAAGCACTTCGTCCGACACGTGATGACCTCTGTGGTCCTCGACCCGGACCAGGTCGAGGGCTGGCGCGGTGAGATCCGCGACTCCCGGGTGGTCAAGGACCACGAGACCGGACTGCGCGAGGAGCAGGAACAGACGCGGGAGCAGGACCGGGAGCAGGACCGGGACCGCGAGCAGGGCGAGTGGGACGAGGAGGAGCCGGCCGAGGAGGAGCCGCGTCGCCGGCCCGCCGGCCGGTCGCGCCAGCGGCCACCCCGCCGGGCCCCGGAGCCGGAGTACGACGACGAGTACGAGGCGTACGAGGACGGCTACGACGAGGGGTACGCGGACGAGGCCGACGAGGAGCCGCCACCGCCACCCCGCCGACGGGTACCGGAGCGGGCACGGCGGACGCCGCCCCGCGAGGAGCCGCAGCGGCGTGCGGAACCGCAGCGACCCCGGCCGCCCGTCCGGCGTGCGCCGGAGTCACCGCGCCGACCGGTGGTGCGCCGTCGCCGGGAGGAGGACGAGTGA
- a CDS encoding GNAT family N-acetyltransferase translates to MAGAVRLEPVDERNLEPLLSVAAAEAEPDDVMPPVEAPAGWSLARRDAFREFHRASFGGLDGPTGSQMYAILAGGEVVGMVRMTRCDEPGAVETGMWLGRSARGQGIGAAALRELLNAAARAGMRVVVAETTRDNIGALAVLEKCGAKLREDDGAVHAEISLDSTPPAL, encoded by the coding sequence GTGGCGGGTGCGGTCCGGCTGGAGCCGGTGGACGAGCGGAACCTGGAGCCGTTGCTCTCCGTAGCGGCTGCCGAGGCCGAGCCGGATGACGTCATGCCTCCGGTGGAGGCGCCCGCCGGCTGGTCGCTGGCTCGCCGCGACGCCTTTCGGGAGTTTCACAGGGCGAGCTTCGGTGGCCTGGACGGCCCGACCGGCTCGCAGATGTACGCGATCCTCGCCGGTGGCGAGGTGGTGGGCATGGTCCGGATGACGCGCTGTGACGAGCCCGGCGCGGTGGAGACCGGCATGTGGCTCGGCCGTTCGGCGCGGGGGCAGGGCATCGGCGCCGCCGCCCTGCGGGAGCTGCTGAACGCCGCCGCGCGCGCCGGGATGCGGGTCGTCGTGGCGGAGACGACGCGCGACAACATCGGCGCGCTCGCCGTACTCGAGAAGTGCGGCGCGAAACTGCGTGAGGACGACGGCGCAGTGCACGCCGAAATTAGCCTCGATTCGACCCCGCCCGCTCTCTGA